A region of Salvia splendens isolate huo1 chromosome 17, SspV2, whole genome shotgun sequence DNA encodes the following proteins:
- the LOC121773719 gene encoding GDP-mannose 3,5-epimerase 2 — MGTVGETTYGEYTYQELEREPYWPSEKLRISITGAGGFIASHIARRLKSEGHYIIASDWKKNEHMPEDMFCHEFHLVDLRVMDNCLKVTEKVDHVFNLAADMGGMGFIQSNHSVIMYNNTMISFNMIEAARINGIKRFFYASSACIYPEFKQLETNVSLKEADAWPAEPQDAYGLEKLATEELCKHYNKDFGIECRIGRFHNIYGPFGTWKGGREKAPAAFCRKALTATDKFEMWGDGKQTRSFTFIDECVEGVLRLTKSDFREPVNIGSDEMVSMNEMAEIVLSFDDKKLPIHHIPGPEGVRGRNSDNTLIKEKLGWAPSMKLKDGLRITYFWIKEQLEKEKAKGIDLSTYGSSKVVGTQAPVQLGSLRAADGKE; from the exons ATGGGAACTGTTGGTGAAACCACATACGGAGAATACACCTACCAAGAGCTGGAGAGGGAGCCATACTGGCCCTCGGAGAAGCTCCGGATTTCCATAACAGGAGCTGGTGGGTTTATTGCTTCTCATATTGCTAGGCGTCTGAAGAGCGAGGGCCATTACATCATTGCTTCTGACTGGAAGAAAAATGAGCATATGCCTGAGGACATGTTCTGTCACGAATTCCATCTCGTGGATCTGAGGGTGATGGATAACTGTTTGAAAGTTACTGAAAAAGTTGATCATGTGTTCAATCTTGCTGCTGATATGGGTGGGATGGGGTTCATCCAGTCGAACCACTCCGTCATCATGTACAACAACACAATGATCAGCTTTAACATGATTGAGGCTGCTAGGATTAATGGGATTAAAAG GTTTTTCTATGCATCCAGTGCTTGTATCTATCCTGAATTTAAGCAGTTGGAGACGAACGTGAGCTTGAAGGAGGCTGATGCATGGCCTGCAGAG CCTCAAGATGCTTATGGGCTTGAGAAGCTGGCTACCGAGGAGTTGTGTAAACACTACAACAAGGACTTTGGTATTGAGTGCCGCATAGGAAGGTTCCATAATATTTATGGTCCATTCGGGACGTGGAAAG GTGGGAGGGAGAAAGCACCAGCAGCTTTCTGTAGGAAAGCCCTGACTGCTACTGATAAATTTGAGATGTGGGGAGATGGCAAGCAAACACGATCATTCACCTTCATTGATGAATGTGTTGAGGGTGTTTTAAG ATTAACGAAATCTGACTTCCGGGAGCCTGTCAATATTGGAAGCGATGAGATGGTGAGCATGAACGAGATGGCTGAGATTGTGCTGAGCTTTGATGACAAGAAGCTCCCAATCCATCACATTCCCGGGCCAGAGGGTGTGCGTGGTCGAAATTCAGACAACACTCTAATCAAGGAAAAACTTGGTTGGGCACCTTCCATGAAACTTAAG GATGGATTGAGGATCACATACTTCTGGATCAAGGAGCAACTGGAGAAGGAGAAAGCTAAGGGCATCGACCTCTCCACCTATGGTTCGTCCAAAGTGGTGGGGACGCAGGCTCCTGTTCAGCTTGGCTCACTTCGCGCTGCTGATGGCAAAGAATGA